One genomic segment of Candidatus Poribacteria bacterium includes these proteins:
- a CDS encoding DUF4956 domain-containing protein produces MDTLLDFLTLPPLVTLGADALRLILSFALSVFIVNIYQWTHTKVPQKSFTDTLIILCMLISVVMVIIGDSIARAFSLVGALSIIRFRTAIQDPRDIGFVFYALAVGMAVGAGNPSVAILATFLIGIIILAIYYWHQRFNSDNEFSLEFCLPPDQNFETVYRPLFDKYLVYERLIDKRIKKSQLVELTFRIKLANPQEWLTFFNELSGIENVTEVKMDKE; encoded by the coding sequence ATGGATACATTACTCGACTTTTTAACCCTACCACCGCTTGTAACACTTGGTGCTGATGCTCTTAGACTGATACTTTCTTTCGCGCTCAGCGTTTTTATTGTTAACATCTATCAGTGGACCCACACTAAAGTCCCACAAAAATCCTTTACCGACACCCTCATCATCCTGTGTATGCTGATTTCTGTGGTGATGGTGATTATCGGAGACAGTATCGCACGGGCGTTTAGTTTAGTAGGGGCACTGTCCATTATTCGGTTCCGTACTGCTATCCAAGACCCGCGTGACATCGGCTTTGTTTTTTACGCGTTAGCGGTTGGCATGGCGGTCGGTGCCGGAAATCCATCTGTCGCGATTCTGGCGACATTCCTTATCGGTATCATCATCCTTGCCATATACTACTGGCATCAACGCTTTAACAGCGATAACGAATTCAGTTTAGAGTTCTGTCTGCCGCCCGACCAGAATTTTGAAACCGTTTATCGTCCGCTTTTTGATAAATACCTCGTCTATGAACGCTTAATCGACAAGCGGATTAAAAAGTCCCAATTGGTTGAACTAACCTTCCGAATTAAATTGGCAAATCCACAGGAATGGCTTACTTTTTTTAACGAACTCTCAGGAATTGAAAATGTTACAGAGGTAAAAATGGATAAAGAATGA
- a CDS encoding iron ABC transporter permease, with the protein MPKLKSVSVHRYFLILAVAVGIGGLIPLAYLLVKALSAEGTALGQIVFRWRNAKLFFNTLLLTGGVLGLDILLVTPAAWLTTRVNLRGKRFFTVLYALPLAIPGYVMAYALLALGGNTGIVAQLFGTSIPRLSGYSGALLALSAYTSPYLFLNLRTALLGLDPSLEESARSLGYRYREVFFRVILPQLRPALYASGLLISLHVIGDFGVVSLMRYETFSYALYIEYTLSFEHIYAAWLALMLLAFTACLLYLEAKLLNRVVLHRAGSGVSRQLSQIPLGGWRVPAYLYLGVLTFLTVVVPTGAILLWMFKGFDRTALEGLANSLIGSLSIAIPAGILCAFLAVPFAYVGVRYPSRLSNMLARVAYIVYAIPPLAFALSLIFFVLNTMSFIYKTLPVLIYACTLHFLAEAIGPVRSSLYQASPHLEEAARSLGYSPIQAFFRALLPTLMRGMLTATALVFLATMKELPLTFLLSPAGYETLALNVWSYTTEAMFAEAAPYALAILAFSGIFVGILIRQEAET; encoded by the coding sequence ATGCCAAAACTAAAATCAGTAAGCGTACACCGCTATTTCCTTATCCTCGCAGTTGCTGTAGGCATTGGTGGGCTTATCCCGTTGGCTTATCTGCTCGTCAAAGCACTTTCTGCGGAAGGTACCGCGCTTGGGCAAATTGTTTTCCGCTGGCGAAACGCGAAACTTTTCTTTAACACACTCCTACTGACCGGTGGCGTTCTTGGATTAGACATCCTTTTGGTAACCCCTGCCGCATGGTTAACAACCAGAGTGAACTTGCGGGGAAAACGTTTCTTCACGGTGCTGTACGCCTTGCCACTCGCGATCCCAGGCTACGTGATGGCTTACGCGCTCTTGGCACTCGGAGGAAACACAGGAATCGTCGCCCAACTCTTCGGCACGAGCATCCCGCGCCTCAGCGGTTACTCGGGGGCACTTCTCGCACTGAGTGCCTACACAAGCCCTTATCTCTTTCTAAACTTGCGCACCGCTCTACTGGGATTAGATCCAAGCCTTGAGGAGTCCGCCCGAAGTCTCGGCTATCGGTACCGCGAGGTTTTCTTTCGCGTCATTCTTCCGCAGCTGCGTCCCGCGCTTTACGCCAGCGGGCTGCTCATCAGTTTACACGTCATCGGCGACTTTGGTGTTGTGTCGCTGATGCGCTATGAGACCTTTAGCTACGCACTCTATATAGAGTATACACTCTCTTTTGAACACATTTACGCGGCGTGGCTTGCGCTGATGCTCCTTGCATTTACCGCATGCCTGCTTTACCTTGAAGCAAAATTGTTAAACCGAGTGGTCCTTCATCGCGCAGGGAGCGGCGTTTCCCGTCAGTTGTCCCAGATTCCACTCGGTGGGTGGCGTGTTCCTGCTTACTTATATCTCGGTGTGCTCACATTCCTGACTGTAGTGGTCCCAACCGGTGCTATCCTTCTATGGATGTTTAAAGGATTCGATCGTACAGCGTTAGAAGGACTTGCGAATTCCCTTATCGGCTCACTTTCGATCGCAATACCCGCAGGGATCCTGTGTGCGTTCCTAGCAGTCCCGTTTGCCTATGTAGGGGTCCGATACCCATCTCGTCTGTCAAACATGTTAGCACGCGTCGCCTATATCGTTTATGCTATACCGCCACTCGCTTTTGCACTGTCGCTCATTTTTTTCGTTTTAAACACGATGTCTTTTATCTACAAAACATTGCCTGTGCTCATCTATGCGTGTACGCTACACTTCCTTGCAGAAGCGATTGGACCGGTGCGGAGTTCACTTTATCAAGCATCCCCACACTTGGAGGAGGCAGCTCGCTCACTTGGGTATTCACCGATACAGGCATTTTTCAGAGCACTTCTTCCAACTCTCATGCGCGGCATGCTTACCGCCACTGCGCTCGTTTTCCTTGCGACGATGAAGGAGCTGCCGCTTACCTTTCTCTTATCACCGGCTGGATATGAAACGCTCGCGCTTAACGTCTGGAGTTACACGACAGAAGCGATGTTCGCTGAAGCAGCACCTTACGCGCTTGCAATTCTGGCTTTTTCAGGGATATTCGTTGGCATCCTAATTCGTCAGGAAGCAGAAACATAA
- a CDS encoding iron ABC transporter substrate-binding protein: MFFNNRFNLFNSCSLILLLFTLVGTVYAETLTIYSGRSKSLVEPIIKQFEEKSGIQVEVSYGNTTQLAAALITEGDKSPAALFWAQDAGALGAVSKKAMFEKLPETILTKVPSGFRDAESFWVATSGRARVLAYAPERVKMKELPQSIFDLTKPMWKGRVGWAPTNASFQAFVTFLRVQVGEERTEKWLRDMKANGAKKYAKNTPIIEALAAGEIDVGLPNHYYLLRFKSKDANFPVAQTFFKASDPGNLVNIAGVGVLKSSKNKEAALKFVEFLLSAKAQQYFTSDVFEYPTIEGVTPHVDLLPLSELLQLAPTFNLNDIDDLDGTVELLRRAEIL, encoded by the coding sequence ATGTTTTTTAACAATCGATTCAACTTGTTCAATTCCTGTTCGCTAATTTTGCTCTTATTCACCCTTGTCGGAACAGTCTACGCTGAGACATTGACTATCTATTCTGGACGAAGTAAGAGTCTCGTTGAACCAATCATCAAGCAGTTTGAAGAAAAAAGCGGTATTCAAGTAGAGGTAAGTTATGGCAACACAACGCAACTCGCCGCTGCACTCATAACAGAAGGCGACAAAAGCCCCGCCGCGCTCTTTTGGGCACAGGACGCTGGTGCGCTCGGTGCGGTGAGTAAAAAGGCGATGTTTGAAAAACTCCCCGAAACTATACTCACAAAAGTACCTTCAGGCTTCAGAGATGCCGAGAGTTTCTGGGTAGCAACAAGTGGTAGAGCGCGCGTCCTTGCTTATGCACCAGAACGCGTTAAAATGAAAGAACTTCCGCAAAGCATTTTCGATTTAACGAAACCCATGTGGAAAGGCAGAGTTGGCTGGGCACCAACGAACGCCTCCTTCCAAGCATTTGTTACCTTCCTACGCGTGCAAGTCGGTGAAGAACGCACAGAGAAATGGCTACGCGACATGAAGGCGAACGGCGCGAAAAAATATGCGAAGAACACACCCATCATAGAGGCACTCGCTGCAGGCGAAATAGATGTCGGGCTGCCGAATCACTACTATCTTCTCCGCTTCAAAAGCAAGGATGCCAACTTTCCTGTAGCGCAAACCTTCTTTAAGGCAAGCGATCCAGGAAATCTTGTTAATATTGCCGGTGTCGGCGTGTTAAAGAGCAGCAAGAATAAAGAAGCAGCCCTGAAGTTTGTAGAATTCTTGTTATCCGCCAAAGCACAGCAATATTTCACCAGTGACGTTTTTGAATACCCCACCATTGAGGGTGTGACACCACACGTGGATCTGCTGCCCCTTTCCGAACTGCTTCAATTGGCTCCAACATTTAACCTCAACGATATAGACGATCTTGATGGAACAGTTGAGCTGTTGCGGCGTGCCGAGATTTTATAG
- a CDS encoding multicopper oxidase domain-containing protein has product MRSALKSYLLKMSLNITNIVLTARKHRLRVLSNTRNPQFTYHILLFFIGVMLSLFTGFTEAATREYWIAAEKVEWNYAPSGQNLIRPNMGLDVWGKALVYKKYRYIQYTDSTYTTKVEQPVWMGILGPQLHVVEGDSVRVHFLNRADKPLSIHVHGLQYDEENEGADMKGSGAAVKPGSMFTYHWEADRDAAPGPNDPSSIVWLYHSHVDAVTEVYDGLIGTVVVTKKGMERSPEDPRPKDIDKAFTTLFLIFNENDREIVKSGQTEAYDSPEEAEEGNLKHAINGFIFGNLQGLEVEQHDRVRWYLIGLGTEVDMHTAHWHGQTVLNAGKRTDVVELLPGTMVTVDMTAKTPGNWLYHCHVADHITAGMNTRWRVIPKR; this is encoded by the coding sequence ATGAGATCTGCTTTAAAGTCGTATCTTTTGAAAATGAGTCTCAATATCACGAATATAGTCTTAACAGCGCGCAAGCATAGATTACGTGTTCTCTCCAATACAAGAAATCCACAATTTACATACCATATACTTCTCTTTTTTATCGGTGTGATGCTGTCTCTCTTTACCGGTTTCACTGAAGCTGCAACGCGAGAATATTGGATCGCCGCCGAGAAAGTTGAATGGAACTATGCACCGAGCGGACAAAATCTTATCAGACCAAATATGGGATTGGACGTTTGGGGCAAAGCACTCGTGTATAAAAAATACCGCTATATTCAATATACCGATAGCACCTACACAACAAAAGTCGAACAACCGGTATGGATGGGTATTCTCGGACCGCAACTCCACGTTGTTGAAGGCGATAGCGTACGGGTGCATTTTCTCAATCGCGCCGATAAGCCACTGAGTATCCATGTACATGGACTACAATACGATGAAGAAAACGAAGGTGCAGATATGAAAGGCTCCGGTGCAGCAGTGAAACCGGGAAGCATGTTCACCTACCACTGGGAAGCAGACAGAGACGCTGCCCCCGGTCCGAACGATCCATCGTCTATTGTCTGGCTTTACCATTCGCACGTCGATGCTGTCACAGAGGTTTATGACGGTTTAATTGGAACTGTTGTTGTCACCAAAAAAGGGATGGAACGCTCACCCGAGGACCCGCGTCCGAAAGATATCGATAAAGCATTTACAACCCTGTTCCTTATCTTTAACGAGAATGACCGAGAAATTGTCAAAAGTGGTCAGACTGAGGCTTATGACTCACCCGAAGAAGCAGAAGAAGGGAATCTCAAGCATGCCATTAACGGTTTCATTTTCGGCAACTTACAAGGGCTGGAAGTCGAGCAGCATGACCGGGTACGCTGGTATCTTATCGGATTAGGCACTGAAGTTGATATGCACACCGCACACTGGCACGGTCAGACAGTGCTAAACGCGGGGAAACGCACTGACGTTGTAGAGTTACTACCCGGCACGATGGTTACGGTTGACATGACGGCGAAGACACCCGGCAATTGGCTCTATCACTGCCATGTTGCCGATCATATTACAGCGGGTATGAACACACGCTGGCGGGTCATACCGAAGCGTTGA
- a CDS encoding ABC transporter permease, which translates to MNTPITNTNQHLVLRKLLRHRSAMIGASIILFFIAVAIFAPLIATHDPRHANVVERLKGWSDVNYLGTDGVGRDIFSRIVYGTRISLKVGFVAMTFSVGFGMLFGAIAGYYGGRIDNLIMRVMDMMLAMPSILLAMVIVTILGQSLTNAIIAVSIVYIPQYARILRAAVLKVRELDYVVAAKVIGASDNRILLTTVLPNCLAPLIVQATLGIGAAILDAAGLSFLGLGAEIGEPEWGAMLNENRKFIRRAPLAVTAPGIAIFLIVLGFNLLGDALRDALDPQLD; encoded by the coding sequence ATGAATACCCCAATAACAAATACCAACCAACATCTCGTCCTCCGCAAACTCTTAAGACACCGTTCCGCCATGATTGGTGCTTCCATCATATTGTTCTTCATTGCTGTCGCCATTTTTGCTCCGCTCATTGCAACACACGATCCAAGGCACGCAAACGTCGTTGAACGCCTCAAAGGTTGGTCAGATGTGAACTACCTGGGCACTGATGGCGTTGGGCGCGACATTTTCAGCAGGATTGTCTATGGGACCCGTATATCCTTGAAGGTTGGATTCGTCGCAATGACTTTCTCTGTTGGGTTTGGGATGCTCTTCGGTGCAATCGCTGGCTATTATGGCGGAAGAATCGACAACCTGATTATGCGCGTGATGGATATGATGCTTGCAATGCCGAGCATCCTCCTCGCCATGGTCATTGTCACAATTTTAGGGCAGAGTCTCACCAACGCGATTATCGCTGTCTCAATTGTTTATATCCCACAATACGCCCGAATTTTGCGCGCTGCAGTTCTTAAAGTCCGTGAATTAGACTATGTCGTCGCTGCGAAGGTAATCGGTGCGAGCGATAATCGGATTCTTCTGACCACCGTCCTCCCGAACTGCCTCGCCCCTCTGATTGTTCAGGCAACTTTAGGTATTGGCGCAGCCATCTTAGACGCTGCAGGACTGAGTTTTTTAGGACTTGGTGCGGAGATTGGCGAACCAGAATGGGGTGCGATGCTCAACGAAAACCGAAAGTTTATCCGCAGAGCACCTTTGGCTGTCACTGCCCCCGGCATTGCTATTTTCCTTATCGTTTTAGGCTTTAATCTTCTCGGTGATGCACTCCGAGATGCCCTTGACCCACAACTTGATTGA
- a CDS encoding ABC transporter permease, with amino-acid sequence MLSYLLQRFLSIGLSLLAVSLLVFLMVHLIPGDAAVAILGERATEKALIELREEMGLDKPLYHQYAKFLWDVAHLDFGRSFKTKQPVIEEIKRYFPATAELTLAAMAFSIVFGIGAGVIAAISRGRFLDYFSMSISLAGISMPIFWLGLMLILLFSYFFPILPSTGRLDVILDLDIQSRTGFYLIDTLLMGNFAAFRNAIAHLILPAVTLGTIPLAIIARMTRSSLLEVLNQPYIMTAYAKGLSRWKVIGKHAMKNSMVPVLTIIGLEFGYLLGGAILTEHIFSWPGLGSWLRAAVEARDVRAVQGGVLFVATVFMFVNLIVDMLYAYFDPRIRIGDEAR; translated from the coding sequence TTGCTCTCATATCTCCTCCAACGCTTTCTTTCGATCGGTTTATCCCTTTTGGCGGTATCGCTCCTTGTTTTCCTGATGGTACACCTCATCCCCGGCGATGCCGCCGTCGCTATTTTGGGAGAACGCGCGACCGAAAAAGCACTCATCGAACTTCGAGAAGAAATGGGACTTGATAAACCCCTATATCACCAATACGCCAAATTTCTATGGGATGTCGCACATCTTGACTTTGGACGCTCGTTCAAAACAAAACAACCCGTCATTGAAGAAATCAAACGCTATTTCCCGGCAACGGCTGAACTAACCCTCGCTGCAATGGCATTTTCCATCGTATTCGGTATCGGAGCAGGCGTTATTGCGGCGATCTCCCGCGGAAGATTTTTGGACTATTTCTCAATGTCCATATCTCTCGCTGGTATCTCTATGCCAATCTTCTGGTTAGGCTTGATGCTTATTCTGCTTTTCTCTTATTTCTTTCCGATACTACCAAGCACAGGACGATTAGATGTAATATTGGATTTAGACATCCAATCGCGTACCGGTTTCTACCTTATTGACACGCTTCTTATGGGGAATTTCGCTGCCTTCCGAAATGCCATCGCGCATCTCATTCTTCCAGCGGTAACATTGGGGACCATCCCGTTAGCAATCATCGCTCGGATGACCCGCTCCAGTCTCCTCGAAGTGCTCAATCAACCGTATATTATGACGGCGTATGCGAAAGGTTTGTCGCGGTGGAAAGTCATCGGCAAACATGCAATGAAAAACAGTATGGTGCCTGTCTTGACAATCATCGGCTTAGAATTCGGTTATCTGCTGGGTGGAGCGATCCTAACTGAACATATTTTTTCCTGGCCCGGACTCGGTTCATGGTTACGCGCCGCCGTTGAGGCGCGCGATGTCCGCGCCGTGCAAGGTGGCGTGCTTTTCGTCGCAACGGTCTTTATGTTCGTCAATCTTATCGTAGACATGTTGTACGCCTATTTTGATCCACGCATCCGTATCGGAGACGAAGCCAGATGA
- a CDS encoding MBL fold metallo-hydrolase, with protein sequence MAYALEDEFGDIIGKARRGQDLSQSQAASAAGIREAELARMEQYTLKPTETQVFRLAEVLNLDGTKLLDIATEQWEPEPPPQRSDANLEVITISAPVGGWPVNAYLLICKTTNDAAIIDTAAHPDLVLEQLDAHNVNPAAILLTHAHSDHTDGLPKLQTATGCETYIHRNEPKPRSENRLHEVAHGDALTVGELMVNVVNTPGHTRGGCSFIAQDVAFVGDAIFAGSVGGPNISYQDEIDSVRDNLLSLPDAVRLFPGHGPSTTVGEEKLHNPFF encoded by the coding sequence ATGGCTTATGCACTCGAAGATGAATTTGGTGACATCATTGGCAAAGCCCGACGCGGACAAGACCTGTCTCAAAGTCAAGCTGCAAGTGCTGCTGGTATCAGAGAGGCAGAACTTGCGCGTATGGAACAGTATACCTTAAAACCTACCGAAACGCAAGTCTTTCGTCTCGCAGAAGTACTGAATTTGGACGGTACCAAACTGCTTGACATCGCGACAGAACAGTGGGAACCTGAACCACCACCGCAGCGTAGCGACGCAAATCTTGAGGTTATCACAATCAGCGCACCCGTCGGCGGATGGCCCGTCAATGCATATCTCTTGATTTGCAAAACAACCAACGATGCTGCAATTATCGACACCGCGGCGCATCCAGATCTCGTCTTGGAACAACTGGATGCTCACAATGTAAATCCCGCTGCGATCCTCCTGACGCACGCGCACAGCGACCATACCGACGGGTTACCGAAACTTCAAACCGCTACCGGATGCGAAACTTACATCCATAGGAACGAACCGAAACCGCGGAGCGAAAACAGACTCCATGAGGTTGCGCATGGCGATGCCCTCACTGTCGGTGAACTGATGGTAAACGTTGTCAATACGCCCGGACATACCCGCGGTGGATGTAGTTTTATCGCACAGGATGTAGCCTTTGTGGGCGATGCGATTTTCGCTGGTTCCGTCGGGGGTCCCAACATCTCTTATCAGGATGAAATCGACAGCGTTCGCGACAACTTACTCTCACTTCCAGACGCGGTTAGACTCTTTCCGGGGCACGGACCCTCCACTACCGTAGGTGAGGAGAAATTACACAACCCATTTTTCTAA
- a CDS encoding Uma2 family endonuclease, which produces MDIPKNGYEQAAISLAPLETDMTLEDFLESDLEGYEYMKGKLIPMAPPTMEHGEISMSLSLLLGVHIRENGLGRLYPADTDFKLGDRLVKPDVAFVSTARLPENRNQASPIAPDLAVEVVSPSDVFRRVIEKAFAYLEAGTQIVWIVEPTSQTVRVYRSETPIRVLGIKDTLTGEDVVDGFSCQVAQLFE; this is translated from the coding sequence ATGGACATTCCAAAAAATGGATATGAACAAGCGGCAATATCCCTCGCCCCGCTGGAAACTGATATGACGTTAGAAGATTTTCTTGAGAGCGATTTAGAGGGATATGAATATATGAAAGGAAAGTTAATACCGATGGCACCACCGACAATGGAGCACGGTGAAATCAGTATGAGCCTTAGTTTGCTGTTAGGTGTTCATATTCGTGAAAATGGGTTGGGGCGTTTGTATCCGGCAGATACCGACTTTAAATTGGGGGACCGACTGGTTAAACCGGATGTCGCGTTTGTTTCTACAGCGAGGTTGCCTGAAAACAGGAACCAGGCATCTCCTATAGCACCAGATCTCGCTGTTGAGGTAGTGTCACCATCCGATGTTTTTCGGCGTGTGATTGAAAAAGCGTTCGCTTATCTTGAAGCTGGTACACAGATAGTCTGGATTGTCGAACCCACTTCACAAACGGTACGAGTGTATCGATCCGAAACACCTATCAGGGTGTTAGGAATTAAGGACACGCTCACGGGTGAAGATGTTGTTGATGGGTTTTCGTGTCAAGTCGCACAACTTTTTGAATAA
- a CDS encoding sugar phosphate isomerase/epimerase — translation MKLGLVTYNMAKDWDVPTIIEKCVETGFSGVELRTTHAHGVEVELSANERAAVKQQFADSPIEIAGLGSAFDYHAVDQAVVRQNIEGTKVYSQLAADVGAPGVKVRPNGLPEEVPVEKTLEQIGLALRECGEFAADLGVQIRLEVHGGGTSELRHIRTIIDVADHDNVYVCWNSNFGEVENGSIQKNFDLVKGRIGLVHITELHRREYPWRELFTLLRDSGYSGYTLAEIAGSSDPERVMNFYRALWEELSR, via the coding sequence ATGAAGCTTGGTTTAGTTACATATAATATGGCAAAAGATTGGGATGTCCCCACAATCATTGAAAAGTGTGTGGAGACAGGGTTCTCAGGTGTGGAATTGCGGACAACGCATGCTCACGGCGTTGAAGTTGAACTTTCGGCAAACGAAAGGGCAGCAGTAAAACAACAATTCGCTGATTCTCCAATTGAGATTGCCGGTTTAGGTTCCGCGTTTGATTACCATGCCGTGGATCAGGCAGTGGTTCGTCAGAATATAGAAGGGACGAAGGTATATTCTCAGCTCGCAGCGGATGTTGGGGCACCCGGTGTGAAGGTGCGTCCGAATGGACTCCCTGAAGAAGTGCCTGTTGAAAAGACGTTGGAACAGATTGGATTAGCGTTACGCGAGTGTGGTGAATTCGCTGCGGATCTCGGTGTGCAGATTCGGTTGGAAGTACACGGTGGTGGTACCTCTGAACTCCGACATATCCGTACGATTATTGATGTCGCTGATCACGACAACGTCTACGTCTGCTGGAATTCCAATTTCGGTGAGGTAGAAAACGGTTCCATTCAAAAGAACTTTGATCTCGTGAAAGGCAGAATCGGCTTGGTGCATATCACCGAACTGCATCGACGTGAGTATCCGTGGCGTGAGCTTTTTACACTCTTGAGAGATTCAGGGTATTCGGGGTACACCCTTGCGGAAATCGCCGGAAGTTCCGATCCAGAACGCGTAATGAATTTCTATCGGGCATTGTGGGAAGAATTATCACGGTAG
- a CDS encoding Uma2 family endonuclease has protein sequence MNILKTDPEQGVIPPTPIETDMTLEEFLQSDLEGYEYVKGELIPMPPTSGEHGDISMNLVLPLGTYVRENQLGRVYTSDTGFKIGDRFLIPDVAFVSAARLPENRRKAFSIPPDLAVEIVSPTDVLFRVFEKALTYPSAGTQLVWVIEPVAKTVTVYRSETDIKVLTREDTLTGEDIIEGFSCKISQLFE, from the coding sequence ATGAATATTCTAAAAACTGACCCGGAACAAGGTGTAATCCCTCCGACCCCGATAGAAACTGATATGACGCTTGAGGAATTCCTTCAAAGCGATTTAGAGGGATATGAATATGTGAAAGGGGAACTCATACCCATGCCACCGACTTCAGGAGAACACGGCGATATTAGTATGAACCTTGTCTTGCCTTTAGGCACGTATGTCCGCGAAAATCAACTGGGCCGTGTCTACACATCGGACACCGGTTTTAAGATTGGCGATAGGTTCCTGATACCAGATGTTGCGTTCGTTTCAGCAGCGCGGCTCCCTGAAAACCGACGCAAGGCGTTCTCAATCCCACCAGATCTGGCTGTTGAAATCGTTTCCCCAACAGACGTTCTGTTCCGTGTCTTTGAAAAAGCTCTCACCTATCCGAGTGCGGGAACCCAACTCGTTTGGGTGATTGAACCTGTGGCAAAAACGGTAACGGTCTATCGCTCAGAGACAGATATCAAAGTGCTTACACGCGAAGATACACTTACGGGTGAAGATATCATCGAAGGATTTTCGTGTAAAATCTCACAACTTTTTGAATGA